The Rissa tridactyla isolate bRisTri1 chromosome 1, bRisTri1.patW.cur.20221130, whole genome shotgun sequence DNA segment ACCGAGTGTGCCCACACATGGCGCGCACACACAGTGCATGCACACACGGAGTGCACGACACAAACCGACATGCcggtgtgtgtgcgcacacacacagcGAGCACCGGGGGGGTGGTGCTGGGCTCGCCCCACTCGCACGTCGCTGCTCGCCTGCCGCGGCTGTCACCAGGTGggctctgcagcacccagccacGTGCGTCCTGCCTGTAGTAGTTCTGTTCTCTGGTGTATGTGCTTTGGGAAGGACCTGGCGGCAAAGGGCTGCAGAGCGCAGGGTGGCCGTGAACGCCCCAAAGGGGCTGTGATGCCACGTTGCTTTGTCCCTGCAGGCTGTCAGCAGGCAGTGCTCCGAGCCGGGCGCTGCCGCCTGCCACGGGGCACACACGCAGGCAGAGCGTTCAGCGGGGCTCTGTCGGGGGTGCCCGAGCCCAgcttctgcctcccctcctgctcgGAACCCCCCATGTTGCTCCCCCTTCCCCCGAGAGACCACCGTGCCCAGCAGAACCAGGGACTGTGTGACATCAGCCCTGGCAACCAGGGCACCGTGGGCAACGCCAGCGCTGCGGGCACCGTGCCGGCTGCTGCTCTGGTGGCGACGAGCCCGCGGTTCTTGCAGCTGCCACGTGCCGCTGCCAGCCATGACTTTGCTCCTCGTCCTCGTCCTGCTGGCCCTGTGCTGGCCCGTGCACGCCACGTGGGACAGCTGTGGGTAAGTGGCCGAGGCTCGGGGAGGGAGCTCAGGCAGCCCTTATGGGGTTCACTtgtcccctgtggccaccacCGCGCAGCTTCCCCAACCCCACGTGGGAGCCTCAGAGCCTCGCCAGCCCCCAGGCCGCTGGCACAACCCGTCTGTGGGGCCAAAGCAGGAACAGGGGCGGGCGCACGCGCGCCCCGGGGgttccctggccctgctgcccacgcagcgcctgctggggagggaggacggCTGACCctcagccagagcagcagcaagcCATGGAGCAGCACACTCTTGAGTTTCTGGTTACAGAGCgacctgcgggctgcggcccATGGCTTATCACTACGGCACGTCGCGTGTCGTGGGTGGCACGGACGCCCAGCCAGGGGCCTGGCCCTGGATCGTCAGCATCCAGGACCCCTGGGAAGCAGGCACGGGGCACATCTGCGGAGGGTCCCTCATCAGCTCGCAGTGGGTCCTCACGGCAGCCCACTGCTTCATCAACGCCAGGTAAGGAGGATCGGGAGCGGGGCCGTCCCCACCACGCTGGCAGGTGCCCTGTGCCAGCACCACGTGCTGCTCCCGCCCCGGTTCCTCGCCCGGTGCCTGGGCTCTCCTGGGCCGGCGCAGAGACTGCTCGGGAGAAGGCTGCGCTCGTGCCGCATcttcccagcagcccccggctcgACATCGCCTGCGCCCGAGGCACGCCAGGGCTGTCGCACCCTCTGCAGCGCGGCTTTCCCCTCTCCCcggggcagcagcagaaggcagggaactgctgggctgctgcagcacgTGGCTCCGCTCCCTCTGAGCcccctctccatctccttccAGGCACATCAGCATGTGGCGCGTGGTGGTCGGGGCCACCCGCTTGTCTCGGCTGGGCCCGGAGGTCCAAGTGCGCAATATTCGGCGGCTCCTGGTTCACCAGCACTATAATAACATCTCACAGAGCAACGACATTGCGTTGCTGGAACTGAACCACCCCGTCCAGTGCAGCTACTACACACAGCTCGCCTGTGTGCCCGACGCCTCGCTGAGAGTGTCGGAGCTGACGACCTGCTACGTCAGTGGTTGGGGTGCCACGGCTGCAAGATGTGAGTTCcccaaaagcgctcgtgtcccgAGGGCAAGCTTGGCTCACTGGGGAGACGGGCTGGGCTTcctgagagcagaggggaaagccAGAGTCGGGCCGTGGGGACATTCGCCTACGGAGAGAGGGGCCCAACCCATTACCCAACGCAAGACCAAAGGGCAACAGCGGTACAAGGCCTTCAGGACGCAAAGCCAAGAACCCGGGCAAGGGGTTCACcagacggggtgggggggaggggagaacgGGCAAAGAGCTGCTGGGTGCTAATTCCTTTCTGTGCTCACAGCTGCAAAATCAGCTGATGTCCTGCAGGAGGCCCAGGTCCACCTCATCGACGTCAACCTCTGCAACAGCAGCCGGTGGTACAGAGGGGCCATCCACAGCCACAACCTGTGTGCTGGCTACCCACAGGGTGGCATCGACACCTGCCAGGTAGGAGCGTGCCacaagcccagccccagcagcacaggcagccctggcacagccgcCCAAACACACCCCGGGGCGGGCTCTGCCCGCCAAGTCGCCCTCCCGCCGCTGGCTCCCCACCCCTGCTGGGGCtcacctccccttccccatctgCGGGTCCTTGCCCCGCGCACGCCTTGTCCCAGAGGCCGGGGACTCTGCCCGATCCCAATCCCACAACGTCGCTCTTTCACACGTCCAGCAGCCAGCCCTAGTGCTGACAGTGGCCACCCAACACACCTCAGGCCTCTCTCCTCCGCTGCAGGGTGACAGCGGTGGTCCTCTGGTGTGCAAAGACAAGAGTGCGGAATACTTCTGGCTTGTCGGCCTGACCAGCTGGGGGAGAGGCTGCGCAAGAGCCAGGCAGCCCGGCATCTACACCTCCACGCAGCACTTCTACAACTGGATCCTGGTCCAGATGGGACTGCGCCCCGCAGTAAGGGCGACTCCAGCATCACGGGACTGGAGTCATTTTCTCACCACCTCCACCCCCTATCAGAGGCCAAAGACAACACCAACACAATCGGGCAGGTTTGGATCCTGCCCATTTCCACGACAGAAGCTGGTGGAATTCTTTACTCGGGTGCAGGAGCTCCTGCGGCTCCTAAGAGGGGAAAAGGCTTGAGCAGCAGGACGCACAGGACCCAGCGCAGGCTGCAGCGTTCCACCGCGTCTCCTTCTGGGGCAACACCTGCCGATCCAAAGGCAGCCTCAGTGCCAAAGGCCTGCTCTGTCCTGCCCACGCTCCTCCGAGTGTATGCGGGTGCTGACGATGACGGTTGTTGAAATAAAGTTGCCGATTTTCTCAGCTAACCGTGCCTCGCTCCAATTCAGTCTCCTGTGCAAGGGAAGGACTTCCCTGCCCAGCACCTGCggagtggggctgcaggcacacCGTGGGGCACAAAGGGCAAGAGTCGCTCCCGAGGGCTGGCGATGTGCCTGGTCACAGAGGAGGGTGAGGGGGCAGCGGAAGAAGGGAACACAGGTCGTGGGGGGCTAGAGGTCTTGGGGACAGCAGTTGGGAACGCAAAGTGGCTTAGGCCGGCTTCTGGTGGGATCcccgcgtgtgtgtgtgtgtgtgtgtgcaatgCACCAGTGAAATTGAAACTGGACTCTCTCGTGACCCAGGAGACACGGAACTAGGAAGACCCGAGGTTTGCACCGATGACTGCGTAAGGAGTTTGACATCCAGCCACAGCTATTACATGGACTTAACTTCCATATTGTTAGTTGAGGAATCTGAGAACACGCTGTGCTTATGAATCTAGGGGTGAAGGTGTGTTTATGTTTCACTAGTAAACTGAGCGTGTGGGAAGGCAGAAAAGGACTGGACTGAGTTCGTGTTTATGCACATGGTGGTTACATATACGTGGGTGCGGGTAAAGGCATTGCTCTGGCTATGTCAATCTGTTTTGCTGGTCACATTAATTGTgtaagtctgtgtgtgtgtgtgtctgtctgtctgtctgtctgtctgtctctttggAATGCAGCACAAGTCTCTTGAGCAGACCCACGGGAGCAGCAGCCGCCACATCCATCGGGCTGGGATAGGACAAGCCTCCTGGGTGTGAGAGTCCACCTGATTCGGCTCTACCAGACCCGGCGGGAGAAATCCCCCGTGTTCAGAAGTCTACTGGAGCTGGCTGCTCCGTAGCAGAATggggaagaaaacccaaagaaactcTGCGGCAGAGATCACAGGGTGGACAGAGAGGCAGCGCTGGCCGGGCTGCGAAAGcagtggggagggctggcagctggaCTTGCGCTGTGGAGTAACTGGGCTGCCTTGCAACAAAAGTGCAGGAAGGATGCAAGCtcaaagctttagaaaaaaaatttctttagtGTTTGTCCGCTCCAGTGGGTACCGTTAAAGCCTCtgggcaggaccctgccctgcAGGTGCAAGAGTGGCTTAGCTCTCCTGGCGAGCTTTGCCTTGAAGAAGCATGCAGTAACGAGCAACCGCGTGGCTACTCTCGCCCTGCCCTTGACCGTGACGTGCAGTGGCTCAGGCCAAGCCAAGGACAGAGGCCCAGACCGTCCCCCACAAGAAGGGCAGAGGCCCAGCTGCCCATCACCAGAGCTCTCAGGGCACgagaaaaaacacctttctctGTGAAGGCCAGCTCTAACTAACCCCAGAAATCTAgagcaaagggagaaaacaagTCAGGGTCCGGGGCTTAGGCAGATGGCGGCGTCTCTTCAGGGCAGCTCTCCTCTTGATCCGACAAATTCTCACTCCTCTTCTGCAGGTTGAAGTTCTggaaaggagcaggagaaggaactGCTGAGAAGCCTGAGAGCAACAGCTACGCTCTGCTGCGGTTCTTTCAAATTCGGCCTAGGGCAGCGTGGGCTCTTCAGAGGGTCATCACCTcaccccttccaacctagatgccAGCAGCACACAAAGCCCACGGTGTCACCAGCAGAAGGCAAATCTTTCCATGCCTGCAAAGCTTCACCCTTTGCCACAGGCTCTGCTTTCCCTGAGgcaaaaaagcagagctgctcaTCACTTAGGAGGAGCGCAGGAAGCAGAGCCTTTCTTACCTCCAGTTCTCGCATGACCTCGTCCATGAAATCTCCCGAATTCTGCTTGTAAGCAACTGCCAGTTTGATAGCATCGTTGAAGAGCTGATGGGAAGGAGAATGCTTGTCACTCAAAGTAAGGGGCACTGGGCTTCTGTAACATATGGAAACTGTTCCCAcaccccaagaaaaaaaaacacaaccaaacttGGCAACTACCTATAGCTACCAGGACCTCACAAGTAGCCCAACAGGTGTACTAGCCCGTTTTCTGCTCTCTGTGCCTACAGCAGTCCCCGTGTCCTTGGACTGTACAGGGGTCTCCTGGATGCTGAGGCAAATAGCTGTTAGGGACACGCGCACACCTGCAGGTCTACGATCTGTTGGCATCAGGGAgttgtggtgggatggctcctatgactggagtgttggaatggaaggatacaggctcttcaggaaggacaggcaggggagatgaggagggggtgttgctcTCTGTGTCAATGACAAGCTGgcgtgcatggagctccacctggggatggatgaggggccaaccaagagcttatgggtcacgattaaagggagggcagggacaggtgatgttacagtgggggtctgctacagaccacccgaccaggaagaccaagtggacGAAACCCTGtatagacagacaggagcagcctcacgttcacaagcccttGTCCTAATGGGGGAcatcaaccaccccgatatctgttggagggacaacacagcagggcataagcaatccaggaccAGGCATAAGCAATTCCTGGAACGCcctgatgataacttccttctccaagggACAGAGTatccaacgaggagaggtgccatgctggacattgttctcaccaacaaggaggggctggtggggaacgttaagctcaaaggcagccttggctgcagtgaccataagATGCTGGAGTTCAAGATCATTAGGGCAACAAGGTGGGCGCACAATAAGATCGCTACCCTGGagttcaggagagcagactttggcctcttcaaggATCTGCTTGGGAGAGTCCCGTAGAATAAAGCCCTGGAGCGAAGGAggacctcctccaagctcaggagcgatgcattcCAActaagaggaagtcaggcaaaaacgtcaggaagcctgcatggatgaacaaggagctcctggaaaaTCTCAAACAGCATGGCAGGGACTGGCTCACTGCAGGCCACCCAGGCTGTCACGGCTCTTGCAGCCCTGCTCAGAATGgcttcagaatcacagaaccacagaatggtgggggttggaagggaccttcagagatcatctggtccaactcccgtcacccagagcaggctggacaggaacacgtccaggtgggtttggaatatctccagagaaggagactccactgcctctctgggcagcctgtgccagggctctggtgccctcccagtaaagaagtttttcctcatgttgagacggaatttccggtgttccagcttgtgcccgttgccccttgtcccgtcaccaggcaccactgagaagagtctgaccccatcctcttgacacccgccctttagctattgatgagcactgatgagatcctctctcagtcttctcttctccaggccgaacagcaccacgtctctcagcctttcctcataagagagatggtccagtcccttgatcatcttcgtagcctccactggactctctccagcagtttgctgtccttcttgaactggggggcccagaactggacacagtgctccagatgtggcctccccagggcagagcagagggggaggatgacctcccgcGACTCTGCTGGTGTTTTGGTTGCTGGTCCTGTGGCCCTGCGGCTGGGTCGGGCTGGTGCTGGTGAGGGGGAGGCTGAGGCCAGCCGCCATGGGGCTTGCCATAGGCCAGGCCGTGCTCCCTGGCCCGCGCCTGCCCCTGTCCTCAGAGGCTGCTGCCCTGCACCAGCACAGACATGCCGGCCAGGAGCTGAGGAGCAGCGGGAGGCTCTGGCCATGTTCCTGGCCTCTCTCTTTCCAACATGGGGCAGCAGCGTCCAACCCAGTGTGTGGGGACCTGCCTCCTCCCACCGCGGCTGCCCAGGTGGGCACTGCCACATCCCAAGGGACCAGGGTCCCCAAGAGCCGCTTGGATCATCTGTTTGTCTGTCCTGTGCCTGGACCGTGGCTTGGCACTGAGCGGGGCTGCAGCTGGCCTTGAGGTGACGTTTCCTCCGCCGCGGGTGCTGCAGCAtcagccctgccccaccaccctctgggcTGCCTTAGGAGCGTGACAGACACTTGTCCCCACATGGTCCTTGCTGGGAAGATGGGAAGTGAGTGGCAGAAGCTCCTAGAGGGCTACGCTCCTAGAGGGCTGTGCCACAGGGGAGAAGACCCAGCTGTGCTTCCCTGGACCACGGGATAGGGCAGGATTAGCTGGTCAGCTTCCTGGGAAAAGCAGTCCCATTGCCCAAGAGCTGCCCCCCGTTCCCCTGTGAGCTCATGGCACTGAAGGGACGCTACCCTTTTGCAATCTCAAGAGGTCCCTCAACCCCCCACACACCTTGTTCCTACCTCCATAATTTGCATTCTTGTGTCTGTGCAAACCAAGCTCAGATGATGTCCCACCATCCCTCCTCACCCTGTCCTGccgccctgcctgcacccatgcAGATCCATGCCTCCCTGGAATGAGCACTCTGATTGCCAGACGATGGGGATGATGTGCTGACAGCAGGCCTTTCGAACACAAAGCACAGGCACGGGCTGGGACTAGGGCTCTGGCAGAAATAATTTGTGACTTGTCTTCAAATAAAGCAGGTTGCATGTCATGCAAGAAGATGCTTTTCCTGCAAAGCAGATTGGGAGTGCAGCTGAGTGAgtaggagcagagggaggaagcaGACTGCAGGACGACGCTGGCTTTGCCATGGCCCATCGGGAACAGAGCAGGATATTCTCAGTGCCAAACTAACTAACGTGGGAAATTGGTATTTTTCCCAAATGGGAGCCAAATGCAGCTTTTTGCTGCAGGAGGCAATTGGGGccttcctgggggctgaggtTATGCACAGTGGGTGATCCAAGCAGTGAGGAGGGGACACAACAGACGGAGGGGAGAGGAGTGGGCTCGGGAAATGTGGCAGACCAAGAACGCCTTGGAGAGAGCAGGCTGAAGGACAACATGTTAAGGGAAAGGTGTTACAGGGGAAGAAACTGCTTCTGGCAGCacagtttttctcctttgctaaTCACCCTCTCCAAAAACCACTGGTGCCCCCCCACGCTGGACCTTGGCTATGTTTTTACCTTCACTACATTGGTGCCATCTGCAGCAGACACAAAGTAAAAGGGCAAACTGAACTTCCGGGCAAAGTTGAAGCTTTTCTGGGTCACCTTCATGtccactgggggaaaaaaaaggagaagtggTCAGTAAGACATCACTGTAGGCAGAATGCCAACATATGCAGAAGTGGTGGAACAGATGGAGACCAGAGCCTGCTTTAGCTGTCAAGACCTTTTCACTGTACTACAAGGCTAGGAGTGTTCTCCCCAAAAGCTATagtgttttaaaagcagcagcaaaccattaacaaaaagaaacaaaaagaagagagTTCTTGTTGGTTTATCCATGGTACTTGACTAAATTACAGATGGATGCTGATGTGCTATAAATGAATAGTGCTTTGCAGCTTAGAACATATCACTTGCTGTGCGACAACTGTGAAGGCTTTCCAGGCACATCCCTACGATTTTTCTGTGTCCACATGACTCAGACACCATCGCCAGTACTAGTCGTGCCTCTCCCTCCAGTTTGGCCTTTCTAGCCCGAACTCTCCACTGCCCTTATGCCACGTTACCTATAATTCTGTGAGTCAGGGGCACGCTCACAGTGTACAAATGACTCAACTGTTATATATGTTTACTTAACAGGCAGTTAGGTCCAGCTACCCCAACCTCAGTAGGCCAGAGGCTTTACTTCATTTTTAGAACAAATCTACTGCATATTTACAGGAGGTACTgacacagcaccagcagctcaaAGTTGTGATAGACAGACAGCCTGTACGCCAGCACAGGAGGGTGACTCCAGGTGATTTTCTCATAGAAGCAACAGCTGAAGCAGTTCAGTCTCCAGACGCTTCTCAGTGAGCACTGCCCAGGCAGCTGCCCAGGCAGCCTGCTTTGCAGGAAGCTTGATCAACCGTTCTGCAGACTGGGCCTGTGTGAAGAGCTGTGGACTGATCATTTCCTAGTCCAGGTGGAATACAGCaaagaaggaaaggcagaggactTAGTGCTCTATGTGCTCTTAGTGCATGTAGAGCACTAAGAGCAGGATTCATCTACACAGAGGTTCTGTCTACAATATGGCTGTCAACACCAAGTCCATTTGCCTCGGACCTCCTGTACAGTCCGTGCAACCAGCGGACTCAAGGCTGGCTTGACACATCCTATAGGAAACGCTTTTACTAGGTGAGATCAATCATGCCCTAAACCACACCTCTGAACCAAATGAACTTCCTTAGACTACAGGGGGACCCCAGACACCTTATTCAGGTGCAGACACCTATTCATAGCTGTGATGATTTCTACCACGAATGTCAGCAAGGAAGCCCATGTCTGACACTGCACTTGATAGAGAATCGCAGGAGAATGTGGTCCTAAGGGTATGTGTTCTCTCACTGATGctgagcagagagctgctgtGTTACACGCTCTCACAGGGTGCCAGAGACAGATCACAACCCCAATGATAGCAATAATGAATGCCAAGCTGGCTTTCCTAAGAGGAGGGAATCATCCAGTTGCCTGCAGGGGAAGGTGAACAATTTTGTCAGCAGGTACATTTAGGCACTTTAGCACAGAGGAGTCCCACGGAATCCTGCAGGCTGAATTAGCAAGACAGACAGTTACTGACTGTATCAGGGGAAGCCACATAATAAGTTATCCTCTTTTTCCAGCAAGACATCCAACAATTTTTGACTAGGTACTGGTCCAATCAGCTTTTGGGTTCTTACTGGATGAAATGGGCAGCGCGGTAAGGACAGAATCGGAAGGACATCACTTGAATAAACCTTAAATGGatcaaatttgtatttttaattgctaGTCAAACAAGGACAAGAGCCTATAAGACAGCATGCAAGGTCAGTAGAGGACCCAGCTATTCCTTTGATAAAATACAGCTCTGAGGGACTAATACTCAAGAACTCATCTGGACCTAACCCATGAATGACATTCTTTCTCAGCCAGGTCAGCAAAGAATCACATCAC contains these protein-coding regions:
- the LOC128900496 gene encoding acrosin-like gives rise to the protein MTLLLVLVLLALCWPVHATWDSCGATCGLRPMAYHYGTSRVVGGTDAQPGAWPWIVSIQDPWEAGTGHICGGSLISSQWVLTAAHCFINARHISMWRVVVGATRLSRLGPEVQVRNIRRLLVHQHYNNISQSNDIALLELNHPVQCSYYTQLACVPDASLRVSELTTCYVSGWGATAARSAKSADVLQEAQVHLIDVNLCNSSRWYRGAIHSHNLCAGYPQGGIDTCQGDSGGPLVCKDKSAEYFWLVGLTSWGRGCARARQPGIYTSTQHFYNWILVQMGLRPAVRATPASRDWSHFLTTSTPYQRPKTTPTQSGRFGSCPFPRQKLVEFFTRVQELLRLLRGEKA